A part of Lacerta agilis isolate rLacAgi1 chromosome 7, rLacAgi1.pri, whole genome shotgun sequence genomic DNA contains:
- the METTL4 gene encoding N(6)-adenine-specific DNA methyltransferase METTL4 isoform X1: MSVVCHLSAGWLLDHLSFINKANYQLCHSHDHSGLAFVDPATAASSDGALIEAVSLDAKNSCRKDSIDEKIKAPEEKASIMAKNTYVFREEFFNVLKPHGVANNQMELQQKGSEAGLGNGGSEQQESVKTSGSYYTAKAKKKRKRSSELNHGERDALEYHLKISGLILDGTRSLVQEGLRSGFLQPSSSKQICAKTPVIEHSSLSELCEMAKQFPSVNETEQRAVCMISEDSCVPEQVQVSCITENTTNHAKIITLMGQKYLFPPKSAFLLSDISVMQPLLDYKKKFGIIIIDPPWENKSVKRSNRYNYLSHWQIKQIPVPALAAPGCLVVTWVTNRQKHLCFVKNELYPHWSVHGVVEWFWVKITRSGEFVFPLDSFHKKPYEVLVLGRVQRNTDVPLSRISEDDVPQIPDQKLIVSVPCYLHSHKPPLTGMFLK; encoded by the exons ATGTCTGTTGTTTGTCATCTATCAGCTGGGTGGCTACTGGACCACCTCTCCTTCATAAACAAAGCTAACTACCAGCTATGCCATTCCCATGATCATTCTGGCTTGGCATTTGTTGATCCTGCTACTGCTGCTTCCTCAGATGGGGCTCTCATTGAGGCTGTAAGCCTAGATGCTAAAAATTCTTGCAGAAAAGATTCTATTGATGAGAAGATCAAGGCcccagaagaaaaagcaagtATAATGGCAAAGAATACATATGTTTTTCGGGAAGAATTTTTTAATGTGCTGAAACCACATGGAGTTGCAAACAATCAAATGGAACTCCAGCAAAAGGGATCTGAGGCTGGTCTAGGAAATGGCGGATCAGAACAGCAAGAAAGTGTCAAGACGAGTGGCTCTTACTATACTGCTAAAGCCAAAAAG AAACGAAAAAGAAGCAGTGAACTTAACCATGGTGAACGTGATGCTTTAGAATACCATTTAAAG ATCAGTGGCTTGATTTTGGATGGTACCAGGAGTTTAGTCCAGGAGGGGCTTAGAAGTGGTTTCCTTCAGCCTAGCTCTTCAAAACAGATTTGTGCCAAGACTCCTGTTATAGAACACAGCAGTTTATCTGAATTATGTGAGATGGCAAAACAATTTCCGTCAGTGAATGAAACAGAACAAAGAGCTGTATGCATGATAAGTGAGGACTCCTGTGTTCCAGAACAAGTTCAGGTTTCCTGTATTACAGAAAACACCACAAACCATGCAAAGATAATAACATTAATGGGGCAGAAgtacctatttcctcccaaaaGTGCTTTCCTTTTATCTGATATTTCTGTTATGCAGCCGCTCTTGGACT ataaaaaaaagtttggcatAATTATAATAGATCCACCATGGGAGAACAAGTCTGTTAAAAGAAGTAACAG GTACAATTACTTGTCCCATTGGCAAATCAAGCAAATTCCTGTGCCAGCGCTGGCAGCCCCAGGTTGTCTTGTGGTCACTTGGGTGACTAACCGACAGAAGCATCTATGTTTTGTAAAGAATGAACTCTATCCCCACTGGTCTGTGCATGGAGTGGTGGAGTGGTTCTGGGTGAAA ATTACAAGGTCTGGAGAGTTTGTATTTCCATTAGACTCTTTTCACAAGAAGCCTTATGAAGTTCTTGTATTGGGAAGAGTCCAGCGAAATACAGATGTGCCATTAAG TAGGATTTCAGAAGATGACGTGCCTCAAATTCCTGATCAGAAATTGATTGTGAGTGTACCTTGCTATCTTCACTCACACAAACCACCTTTGACAGGTATGTTCCTGAAATAG
- the METTL4 gene encoding N(6)-adenine-specific DNA methyltransferase METTL4 isoform X2 has translation MSVVCHLSAGWLLDHLSFINKANYQLCHSHDHSGLAFVDPATAASSDGALIEAVSLDAKNSCRKDSIDEKIKAPEEKASIMAKNTYVFREEFFNVLKPHGVANNQMELQQKGSEAGLGNGGSEQQESVKTSGSYYTAKAKKKRKRSSELNHGERDALEYHLKISGLILDGTRSLVQEGLRSGFLQPSSSKQICAKTPVIEHSSLSELCEMAKQFPSVNETEQRAVCMISEDSCVPEQVQVSCITENTTNHAKIITLMGQKYLFPPKSAFLLSDISVMQPLLDYKKKFGIIIIDPPWENKSVKRSNRYNYLSHWQIKQIPVPALAAPGCLVVTWVTNRQKHLCFVKNELYPHWSVHGVVEWFWVKITRSGEFVFPLDSFHKKPYEVLVLGRVQRNTDVPLRISEDDVPQIPDQKLIVSVPCYLHSHKPPLTEILKGYTKPDVECMELFARNLQPGWTSWGNEVLKFQHIDYFTAFQDKSDK, from the exons ATGTCTGTTGTTTGTCATCTATCAGCTGGGTGGCTACTGGACCACCTCTCCTTCATAAACAAAGCTAACTACCAGCTATGCCATTCCCATGATCATTCTGGCTTGGCATTTGTTGATCCTGCTACTGCTGCTTCCTCAGATGGGGCTCTCATTGAGGCTGTAAGCCTAGATGCTAAAAATTCTTGCAGAAAAGATTCTATTGATGAGAAGATCAAGGCcccagaagaaaaagcaagtATAATGGCAAAGAATACATATGTTTTTCGGGAAGAATTTTTTAATGTGCTGAAACCACATGGAGTTGCAAACAATCAAATGGAACTCCAGCAAAAGGGATCTGAGGCTGGTCTAGGAAATGGCGGATCAGAACAGCAAGAAAGTGTCAAGACGAGTGGCTCTTACTATACTGCTAAAGCCAAAAAG AAACGAAAAAGAAGCAGTGAACTTAACCATGGTGAACGTGATGCTTTAGAATACCATTTAAAG ATCAGTGGCTTGATTTTGGATGGTACCAGGAGTTTAGTCCAGGAGGGGCTTAGAAGTGGTTTCCTTCAGCCTAGCTCTTCAAAACAGATTTGTGCCAAGACTCCTGTTATAGAACACAGCAGTTTATCTGAATTATGTGAGATGGCAAAACAATTTCCGTCAGTGAATGAAACAGAACAAAGAGCTGTATGCATGATAAGTGAGGACTCCTGTGTTCCAGAACAAGTTCAGGTTTCCTGTATTACAGAAAACACCACAAACCATGCAAAGATAATAACATTAATGGGGCAGAAgtacctatttcctcccaaaaGTGCTTTCCTTTTATCTGATATTTCTGTTATGCAGCCGCTCTTGGACT ataaaaaaaagtttggcatAATTATAATAGATCCACCATGGGAGAACAAGTCTGTTAAAAGAAGTAACAG GTACAATTACTTGTCCCATTGGCAAATCAAGCAAATTCCTGTGCCAGCGCTGGCAGCCCCAGGTTGTCTTGTGGTCACTTGGGTGACTAACCGACAGAAGCATCTATGTTTTGTAAAGAATGAACTCTATCCCCACTGGTCTGTGCATGGAGTGGTGGAGTGGTTCTGGGTGAAA ATTACAAGGTCTGGAGAGTTTGTATTTCCATTAGACTCTTTTCACAAGAAGCCTTATGAAGTTCTTGTATTGGGAAGAGTCCAGCGAAATACAGATGTGCCATTAAG GATTTCAGAAGATGACGTGCCTCAAATTCCTGATCAGAAATTGATTGTGAGTGTACCTTGCTATCTTCACTCACACAAACCACCTTTGACAG AGATTCTAAAAGGATATACCAAGCCGGATGTGGAATGTATGGAGCTGTTTGCTCGGAATTTGCAGCCTGGATGGACCAGCTGGGGCAATGAAGTTCTCAAATTCCAGCACATAGATTACTTCACTGCATTCCAGGACAAAAGTGACAAGTAA